A window from Candidatus Aminicenantes bacterium encodes these proteins:
- the pilO gene encoding type 4a pilus biogenesis protein PilO: MDIQNLPWYGQLLVFLVVGVVLFGIFYFIIYSPTQEEIATIVAQSEKLQEEIRKAEKNESKLKKLEDEKANNEAILEELKGILPEKQEVSQILRKIQAIASNARLKTSSFTFSNESKRDLYLEWPIAISLEGNYHNLGLFFDQVARLKKIFTIDGLRISPLNSLSYDYTIRANFIATTYIYNESAARKPAAKKAPVRAAVKPDSGAQGEI; this comes from the coding sequence TCAAAATTTGCCTTGGTACGGACAGTTACTGGTCTTCCTGGTCGTGGGCGTCGTCCTGTTCGGTATTTTTTATTTTATCATCTATTCGCCCACTCAGGAGGAGATCGCCACGATCGTCGCCCAGAGTGAAAAGCTTCAGGAAGAGATTCGCAAGGCTGAAAAAAATGAAAGCAAGCTGAAAAAGCTCGAAGATGAGAAGGCGAACAACGAAGCGATCCTGGAGGAGCTCAAGGGCATCCTCCCCGAAAAGCAGGAAGTGAGCCAGATCCTGCGCAAGATCCAAGCCATTGCCTCCAACGCGCGCCTGAAGACATCGTCGTTTACCTTCAGCAACGAAAGCAAGCGCGACCTCTATCTGGAATGGCCGATCGCCATCAGCCTGGAGGGCAACTACCACAACCTGGGCTTGTTTTTCGACCAGGTCGCGCGCTTGAAAAAAATATTCACCATCGACGGCCTTCGCATCTCCCCGCTCAACAGCCTGAGCTACGACTACACCATTAGAGCCAATTTTATAGCCACGACCTACATCTACAATGAAAGCGCCGCGCGCAAACCCGCCGCCAAGAAGGCCCCGGTACGCGCCGCCGTCAAGCCCGACTCCGGAGCCCAAGGAGAAATTTAA